Genomic segment of Prochlorococcus marinus CUG1433:
TTATAAAAAGGATAAGAGTTATAGATAACTTCATTGCGACTAATGCAAAACCAGAATGGATGGTTCTAGATGCAATTCCAGTTATACCTCCAGATCTTAGACCTATGGTCCAGCTTGATGGGGGAAGATTTGCTACTTCAGATTTAAACGATCTTTATAGAAGAGTAATAAATAGGAATAATCGATTAGCAAGGCTTCAAGAAATTTTAGCTCCTGAGATCATTGTAAGAAATGAAAAAAGGATGCTTCAGGAGGCAGTTGACGCTCTCATAGATAATGGAAGGAGGGGAAGAACTGTTGTTGGAGCAAATAATCGAGCGCTTAAGTCTCTTAGTGATATTATCGAGGGTAAACAAGGAAGATTTAGACAGAATCTTTTAGGAAAGCGTGTTGATTATTCAGGTAGATCTGTAATAGTTGTTGGCCCCAAATTAAAAATGCACCAGTGTGGCCTGCCAAAAGAAATGGCTATTGAGCTCTTCCAACCTTTTGTAATTCATAGATTAATACGCCAAAATATTGTGAATAACATTAAAGCTGCGAAAAAATTAATACAAAAAGCTGATGATGAAGTTATGCAAGTACTTCAAGAAGTTATTGAGGGCCACCCAATTCTTCTAAATAGAGCCCCCACTCTGCATAGGCTAGGAATTCAAGCTTTCGAACCAAAATTAGTTGGAGGAAGAGCAATACAACTTCATCCTCTAGTATGTCCTGCATTCAATGCTGACTTTGATGGAGATCAAATGGCAGTTCATGTTCCTTTAGCTTTAGAGGCACAAACTGAAGCTCGAATGCTCATGTTGGCAAGTAATAATATTCTTTCTCCTGCTACTGGAGAACCAATTGTTACTCCATCCCAAGACATGGTTTTAGGATCTTATTACCTTACGGCTTTGCAACCTAATTATAATAAACCGAATTTTGGAGAAAATAAAACGACTTTTGCTTCACTAGAGGATGTTATTTTTGCTTTTGAAGATAAAAGACTTAGCTTACATGAATGGATATGGGTTAGATTTAATGGGGAAGTTGAAGATGAAGACGAAATGAGTGAACCTCAAAAAACTGAAGAACTCGAAGATGGTTCAAGATTAGAAACCTGGAATTTAAGAAGAGATAGATTTGATTCACAAAATAATTTAATAAGTAGATTTGTTTTAACAACTGTAGGGAGAGTAGTGATGAACTATACCATCATTGATTCCGTATCTAAAACTTAATCTTTAATAACTATTTTTCATTTCTTTAAAAATCATGACATCATCTAAACCAAAAAAAAATTCAAGAGTACGTAAAACTACTAAAAATACAAAAAAGAATAATCCAGTTACAATGCCTGAATTAGCTAAAACACCACCATCATTTAAGAATAAGGTCGTTGATAAGAAAGCCTTGAAAAACTTAGTTTCTTGGGCATATAAAACACATGGTACTGCAATAACTGCAGCCATGGCTGATAATTTAAAGGACTTAGGATTTAAATATGCTACCCAAGCTGCTGTTTCTATCTCAGTAGATGACTTAAAGGTCCCTGAAGCTAAACAAGATTTAATAGGTCAAGCTGAAGAGCAAATATCTGCTACAGAAGAATGTTATCGACTAGGAGAAATTACAGAAGTTGAGAGGCACACAAAAGTTATTGATACTTGGACTGAAACAAATGAGAGATTGGTAGATGCTGTTAAAAATAATTTTAATCAAAATGATCCTTTAAATTCTGTTTGGATGATGGCCAATTCAGGAGCAAGGGGTAACATGTCTCAGGTTAGACAACTTGTTGGTATGAGAGGTTTGATGGCTAATCCTCAAGGAGAAATTATTGACCTGCCTATAAGAACTAACTTTAGAGAAGGACTTACTGTTACTGAATATGTAATTTCTTCTTATGGAGCAAGGAAAGGATTGGTTGATACTGCATTAAGAACTGCAGATTCTGGCTACCTAACTCGAAGATTAGTTGATGTTGCTCAAGATGTAATTGTTCGAGAGGAGGATTGTGGAACAGATCGATCAATAGTTGTTGAGTCTGAAGATGGCAAATTTGGAGCAAGGCTTCTTGGCAGACTCACTGCTGAGGATATCATAGATTCAGAGGATAACTTGATTATTCCTCAGAACACAGCAATAGATCAGTCATTATCAAGAAAAATTGAGATAGCTTCTATAACGAAAGTAAAAATAAGATCTCCACTAACATGTGAGGCGAATAGATCTGTTTGTAGAAGGTGTTATGGATGGGCTTTGGCTCATAATCATCTAGTTGACTTAGGTGAAGCAGTTGGAATAATTGCTGCTCAATCTATTGGAGAACCAGGAACTCAATTGACAATGAGAACTTTCCATACTGGAGGTGTTTCTACTGCTGAAAGTGGAGTTGTGAGATCAAAGATTTCTGGAATAGTTGAATTTAGTTCAAAAGCAAAGGTTAGAGGTTATAGAACTCCTCATGGCGTAGAAGCTAAACAAGCAGAAGTTGACTTCATATTAAAAATAGTTCCTAAAGGAAATAATTCTAATAAATCTCAAAAAATTGAAGTTTCGAGTGGATCGCTCTTATTCGTTGATGATGGTGAAGAAATAAATTCTGATATAACAGTTGCTCAGATCACAGCTGGAGCCGTGAAAAAGAGTGTTGAAAAAGCAACGAAGGACGTTATTTGCGATTTAGCTGGTCAAGTAAGGTATGACAAGGTTATTCAACCAAAGGAAGTTACTGATAGGCAGGGAAATATTACTCTAAAGGCTCAAAGATTAGGTAGGTTATGGGTGCTTGCTGGAGATGTTTATAATTTGCCACCTAATGCAAGACCAGTTGTTTCATCTGGAGAATCAGTTGATGATGGAACTGTTTTAGCAGAGGCAAGTCAATCAAGCGAATTTGGCGGACAAGTGAGGTTAAGAGATTCAGTAGGAGACTCAAGGGAAGTGCAAATTGTTACTACTGCCATGTCTGTAAGTAACTATAAATTAGTTGATGAATCTACGCACTCAGGCCAGATTTATCATTTGGAATCTAGTAATGGTACCTCTTATCGCTTGAATACTTCTCCGGGTAGTAAATTAAGCAATGGTCAGGTTATCGCAGATCTAACTGATGAAAGATTTCGTACAAAAACTGGTGGGTTAGTAAAATACTCACCAGGATTAAGTGTGAAAAAAGCAAGATCATCTAAAAATGGTTTTGAAGTTAGTCAAGGAGGAACCTTACTTTGGATTCCACAAGAGACACATGAAATTAATAAAGATATATCTCTTCTAATGATCGAAGATATGAAATGGATCGAAGCAGGAACTGAAGTAGTAAAAGATATTTTTAGTCAAACATCAGGAATCGTTACTGTTACTCAAAAAAATGATATTCTTCGCGAAATAACTGTAAGAAATGGAACTTTTCATGAGTGCGATAATGAAGAAGTTCTGAATAAATTTACAGAAGAAGGCAGTCTGGTTAATCCTGGCGAAAAGATTATGGATGGTATTGATAATAAAGAAATTTTATTTGTTCAGAAATTAGAAACATCCAAATGTAGAGGTTTATTATTAAGAACTGTTGAAGAATTTACGATTCCAGATCAAGCAGATTTACCTGAACTATCTCATGTCAAGCAGGAAAAAGGACCCTCTTTAGGCTTAAAAGCAATCCAAAGGCTTACTTATAAAGATGGTGAATTAATAAAATCAGTTGAGGGAGTTGAATTGCTTAGAACACATTTAAGTATTGAAAGCTTTAATGCCACTCCTCAAATGACTATTGATGTTGAGTCGATTCAAGATAAAAATGATCCTTCAATTAATAGATTAAATTTAGTGATATTAGAATCTATTCTAGTAAGAAGAGATACTATGTCTGACTCTAGTCATGGCTCAACTCATACAGAATTACAAGTCCAGAATAATCAGACTGTGAAAGCGGGAGATGTAATAGCTACTACTCAAATTCTTTGTAAAGAGCAGGGATTGGTGCAATTACCAAACGTCGTTGACGATGAGCCTATTAGAAGATTAATTGTTGAAAGAGAAGAAGATAAGATTCAAATTAAAATCAGTAGTAAAGCAGTTGTTAAAGTTGGTGATCGCGTCGTTGATGGTGATTTTATTAGTAAATCAGAAAAATCTACTTCTTGTGGAGAGATAGAAGAAATATCTAATAGTTCAGTAACCCTAAGACTTGGTAGACCTTATATGGTTTCTCCCGATTCAGTTTTACATGTTAAAGATGGAGATTTAGTACTAAGGGGAGATGGTTTAGCTCTACTTGTTTTTGAGAGGCAGAAAACTGGAGATATTGTCCAAGGATTACCTCGAATTGAAGAGTTATTAGAAGCTAGGAGACCTAGAGATGCAGCAATTTTATGCAAGAAATCTGGTACTGTCCAGATTAAAAAAGGTAATGATGAAGACTCAGTTTCTTTATCGGTTATTGAAGAAGATGATTTTATCAACGAGTATCAACTATTAATTGGAAAAAATATAATGGTTAGTGATGGGCAACAAGTTACAGGTGGAGAGGTTCTAACTGATGGTCCAATTAATCCGCATGAATTATTAGATTGTTATTTCAACGATTTAAAAGATCAAAAACCCTTACTTGATGCTGCGAGAGAATCTATATCAAAACTTCAAAGAAGCATGGTAAATGAAGTCCAAAACGTGTATAAATCTCAAGGTGTCGCAATCGATGACAAGCATATTGAGGTTATTGTCAGACAAATGACAAGTAAAGTCCGAATAGAGGATGCAGGTGACACTACTCTCTTGCCTGGCGAACTCATTGAATTGCGCCAAGTAGAAGATACAAATCAAGCCATGTCAATTACTGGAGGCGCACCGGCAGAATTTACTCCTGTTTTGCTGGGCATAACGAAAGCGTCCTTAAATACTGATAGCTTCATCTCGGCAGCTTCATTCCAAGAAACTACAAGGGTTCTCACAGAAGCCGCTATTGAAGGTAAATCTGATTGGTTAAGAGGTCTAAAAGAAAATGTTATTATTGGTCGACTAATACCTGCAGGTACTGGATTTAGCGGATTTGTGGAAGAACTAGCATCAGAAGCTGGACCTCATCCTGATATTTTAGCGGAAGAATCTGGTGGGTATAGAAGAGCACAGAACTTAAGGCCGGATTACACAGT
This window contains:
- a CDS encoding DNA-directed RNA polymerase subunit gamma, coding for MTNSNLRTENHFDYVKISIASPQRIMDWGQRTLPNGQVVGEVTKPETINYRTLKPEMDGLFCEKIFGPSKDWECHCGKYKRVRHRGIVCERCGVEVTESRVRRHRMGYIKLAAPVSHVWYLKGIPSYVAILLDIPLRDVEQIVYFNCYVVLDPGDHKELKYKQLLTEDEWLEIEDEIYAEDSTIENEPFVGIGAEALKQLLEDLDLNQIAEELREEITNSKGQKRAKLIKRIRVIDNFIATNAKPEWMVLDAIPVIPPDLRPMVQLDGGRFATSDLNDLYRRVINRNNRLARLQEILAPEIIVRNEKRMLQEAVDALIDNGRRGRTVVGANNRALKSLSDIIEGKQGRFRQNLLGKRVDYSGRSVIVVGPKLKMHQCGLPKEMAIELFQPFVIHRLIRQNIVNNIKAAKKLIQKADDEVMQVLQEVIEGHPILLNRAPTLHRLGIQAFEPKLVGGRAIQLHPLVCPAFNADFDGDQMAVHVPLALEAQTEARMLMLASNNILSPATGEPIVTPSQDMVLGSYYLTALQPNYNKPNFGENKTTFASLEDVIFAFEDKRLSLHEWIWVRFNGEVEDEDEMSEPQKTEELEDGSRLETWNLRRDRFDSQNNLISRFVLTTVGRVVMNYTIIDSVSKT
- a CDS encoding DNA-directed RNA polymerase subunit beta'; translated protein: MTSSKPKKNSRVRKTTKNTKKNNPVTMPELAKTPPSFKNKVVDKKALKNLVSWAYKTHGTAITAAMADNLKDLGFKYATQAAVSISVDDLKVPEAKQDLIGQAEEQISATEECYRLGEITEVERHTKVIDTWTETNERLVDAVKNNFNQNDPLNSVWMMANSGARGNMSQVRQLVGMRGLMANPQGEIIDLPIRTNFREGLTVTEYVISSYGARKGLVDTALRTADSGYLTRRLVDVAQDVIVREEDCGTDRSIVVESEDGKFGARLLGRLTAEDIIDSEDNLIIPQNTAIDQSLSRKIEIASITKVKIRSPLTCEANRSVCRRCYGWALAHNHLVDLGEAVGIIAAQSIGEPGTQLTMRTFHTGGVSTAESGVVRSKISGIVEFSSKAKVRGYRTPHGVEAKQAEVDFILKIVPKGNNSNKSQKIEVSSGSLLFVDDGEEINSDITVAQITAGAVKKSVEKATKDVICDLAGQVRYDKVIQPKEVTDRQGNITLKAQRLGRLWVLAGDVYNLPPNARPVVSSGESVDDGTVLAEASQSSEFGGQVRLRDSVGDSREVQIVTTAMSVSNYKLVDESTHSGQIYHLESSNGTSYRLNTSPGSKLSNGQVIADLTDERFRTKTGGLVKYSPGLSVKKARSSKNGFEVSQGGTLLWIPQETHEINKDISLLMIEDMKWIEAGTEVVKDIFSQTSGIVTVTQKNDILREITVRNGTFHECDNEEVLNKFTEEGSLVNPGEKIMDGIDNKEILFVQKLETSKCRGLLLRTVEEFTIPDQADLPELSHVKQEKGPSLGLKAIQRLTYKDGELIKSVEGVELLRTHLSIESFNATPQMTIDVESIQDKNDPSINRLNLVILESILVRRDTMSDSSHGSTHTELQVQNNQTVKAGDVIATTQILCKEQGLVQLPNVVDDEPIRRLIVEREEDKIQIKISSKAVVKVGDRVVDGDFISKSEKSTSCGEIEEISNSSVTLRLGRPYMVSPDSVLHVKDGDLVLRGDGLALLVFERQKTGDIVQGLPRIEELLEARRPRDAAILCKKSGTVQIKKGNDEDSVSLSVIEEDDFINEYQLLIGKNIMVSDGQQVTGGEVLTDGPINPHELLDCYFNDLKDQKPLLDAARESISKLQRSMVNEVQNVYKSQGVAIDDKHIEVIVRQMTSKVRIEDAGDTTLLPGELIELRQVEDTNQAMSITGGAPAEFTPVLLGITKASLNTDSFISAASFQETTRVLTEAAIEGKSDWLRGLKENVIIGRLIPAGTGFSGFVEELASEAGPHPDILAEESGGYRRAQNLRPDYTVDMPQTPSVSSTAILDDPSDEDLETTRNRHGIDPSSSNFAAFARPSAENQFSEDQLPDPAALEGLQEEGLLSDE